A stretch of Myxococcus hansupus DNA encodes these proteins:
- a CDS encoding sigma-54-dependent transcriptional regulator — MSTPKKRLLVLDDDAGVVDFLCESLDARGYEAVGRTSPEEALSLFEREPFDLVITDVEMPRMRGTEVLEALLTRKPGQLVVLITAFGSVELAVAAVKAGACDFVTKPFNIDALVLTLERAFRERQLRREIVRLRAAVPGDTPGGLVARSAAMQKALEVSRRAGRSDATVLLTGETGTGKSSLARFIHESSNRRAQPFLQLNCAALPASLAESELFGARRGAYTDAREDRAGVFVSAGGGTLFLDEVGELSLEVQAKLLQALETGRVRPLGSSTETPVRARVLAATNRPLETLLREGRFRADLYYRLNVIRIEVPPLRERREDILPLVDFFLGRLGEQQSREVLGVSASAMKRLMAHAWPGNVRELANLLERAVALADHDTLVPEDFDLPGGDDSGITSLLNRASGEDAPLEEVERAYVRRVVEAQGGNKAAAARILGINRRTLYRKLDLEE; from the coding sequence ATGAGCACTCCCAAGAAGCGTCTGCTCGTCCTGGATGACGACGCGGGGGTGGTGGACTTCCTCTGCGAGAGCCTGGACGCGCGCGGCTACGAGGCCGTGGGCCGCACGTCGCCCGAGGAGGCGCTGAGCCTCTTCGAGCGCGAGCCCTTCGACCTGGTCATCACCGACGTGGAGATGCCGCGCATGCGGGGCACCGAGGTGCTGGAGGCGCTGCTGACGCGCAAGCCGGGCCAGCTCGTGGTGCTCATCACCGCCTTCGGCAGCGTGGAGCTGGCGGTCGCGGCGGTGAAGGCCGGCGCCTGCGACTTCGTGACGAAGCCGTTCAACATCGACGCGCTCGTCCTCACGCTGGAGCGCGCCTTCCGCGAGCGGCAGCTCCGCCGCGAAATCGTGCGCCTGCGCGCCGCCGTCCCCGGGGACACGCCCGGAGGCCTGGTGGCCCGCAGCGCCGCCATGCAGAAGGCGCTGGAGGTCTCCCGCCGCGCGGGGCGCAGCGACGCCACAGTCCTCCTGACGGGGGAGACAGGCACCGGCAAGAGCTCCCTGGCCCGCTTCATCCACGAGTCCAGCAACCGGCGCGCCCAACCCTTCCTCCAACTCAACTGCGCCGCCCTGCCCGCGAGCCTAGCGGAGAGCGAGCTGTTCGGCGCCAGGCGCGGCGCGTACACCGACGCGCGCGAGGACCGGGCCGGCGTCTTCGTGTCCGCGGGCGGCGGGACGCTGTTCCTCGACGAGGTGGGCGAGCTGTCGCTGGAGGTGCAGGCCAAGCTGCTCCAGGCGCTGGAGACGGGGCGCGTGCGCCCGCTGGGCTCGAGCACGGAGACGCCCGTGCGCGCCCGCGTGCTGGCCGCCACCAACCGGCCGCTGGAGACGCTGCTGCGCGAGGGCCGCTTCCGCGCGGACCTCTACTACCGGCTCAACGTCATCCGCATCGAGGTGCCCCCGCTGCGCGAGCGGCGCGAGGACATCCTCCCGCTGGTGGACTTCTTCCTCGGCCGGCTGGGCGAGCAGCAGTCACGCGAGGTGCTGGGCGTGTCCGCCAGCGCCATGAAGCGGCTGATGGCCCACGCCTGGCCCGGCAACGTGCGCGAATTGGCCAACCTGCTGGAGCGCGCGGTGGCCCTGGCGGACCACGACACGCTGGTGCCGGAGGACTTCGACCTGCCGGGCGGCGACGACAGCGGCATCACCTCGCTGCTCAACCGCGCCTCGGGAGAAGACGCGCCCCTGGAAGAGGTGGAGCGCGCCTATGTGCGCCGGGTGGTGGAGGCGCAGGGTGGCAACAAGGCCGCCGCCGCGCGCATCCTGGGCATCAACCGGCGCACGCTGTACCGCAAGCTGGACCTGGAGGAGTAG